Proteins encoded by one window of Kribbella italica:
- the era gene encoding GTPase Era, with translation MSSTPEEFRSGFACFVGRPNAGKSTLTNALVGQKIVITSSKPQTTRHAVRGIVHRDDAQLILVDTPGLHKPRTLLGERLNDVVKTTWAEVDVIAVCLPASDRIGPGDRFLVAEAAKVARTPKVALATKSDLVGPDRMAEHLNEIAKLGETHGIEWAAIVPVSAVDGFQVETVADELVKLLPQGMPLYPDGDVTDEPEEILVGELIREAALEGVRDELPHSIAVTIDEMMLREGRPEDKPLLDIYANLYLERDSQKGIVIGHKGARLREVGANARRQIEALLGTPVYLDLHVKIAKNWQTDAKHLKKLGF, from the coding sequence ATGTCGTCCACACCTGAGGAGTTCCGCTCCGGTTTCGCCTGTTTCGTCGGGCGGCCGAACGCGGGCAAGTCGACGCTGACCAACGCGCTGGTCGGCCAGAAGATCGTGATCACGTCGTCCAAGCCGCAGACCACCCGGCACGCCGTCCGGGGCATCGTGCACCGCGACGACGCGCAGCTGATCCTGGTCGACACCCCCGGTCTGCACAAGCCCCGCACGCTGCTCGGCGAGCGGCTGAACGACGTGGTGAAGACGACCTGGGCCGAGGTCGACGTGATCGCGGTCTGCCTGCCGGCCAGCGACCGGATCGGGCCGGGCGACCGGTTCCTGGTCGCGGAGGCGGCCAAGGTCGCCAGGACGCCGAAGGTCGCGCTGGCCACCAAGTCCGACCTGGTCGGGCCGGACCGGATGGCCGAGCACCTGAACGAGATCGCCAAGCTGGGCGAGACGCACGGCATCGAGTGGGCCGCGATCGTGCCGGTCTCGGCGGTCGACGGGTTCCAGGTGGAGACCGTCGCCGACGAGCTGGTGAAGCTGCTGCCGCAGGGCATGCCGCTGTACCCCGACGGTGACGTGACCGACGAGCCCGAGGAGATCCTGGTCGGCGAGCTGATCCGGGAGGCCGCGCTGGAAGGCGTCCGGGACGAGCTGCCGCACTCGATCGCCGTCACCATCGACGAGATGATGCTGCGCGAGGGCCGTCCCGAGGACAAGCCGCTGCTGGACATCTACGCCAACCTCTACCTCGAGCGTGACAGCCAGAAGGGCATCGTGATCGGCCACAAGGGCGCCCGTCTGCGCGAGGTCGGGGCCAACGCCCGCCGCCAGATCGAGGCCCTGCTCGGCACGCCGGTCTACCTGGACCTGCACGTGAAGATCGCCAAGAACTGGCAGACCGACGCGAAGCACCTGAAAAAACTCGGGTTCTGA
- a CDS encoding MFS transporter produces MARSTTAAGRTSDFGRLWFGESVSLLGDQVASLALPTAAVLLLGASATEVGALTAVGTLAYPLLGLFAGALMDRVRRRPVMILANVVRMGCFAVLAVCAATGSVTMPLLYAVAAAVGVATIFFDIAYQTYLPSLLAGEKLAQGNVRLELSSSLSRLAGPSLGGLLLQYGGLAIGFGVNAASFAASMLGVTAIRTPEPAPNRGDHRTSLLADILDGVRLMWRHPVLRPLTVSAALRNLGINAHRTVLIVFLYRSLDLSAGAVGLVFTVGAAGALTGAAFTSWLRTRLGVGRTLLLTGLEGLVWLLTPLSLIGGAPAWVLGLMFVSSLWLPVWNATVTTLRQQITPAAYLGRVQATARTINLSTIPIGAVLGGVVADSLSGLGDRTGPVLALTLCGGVAALSLVQLGSRRIRSITTLPDRPDPAGTEES; encoded by the coding sequence GTGGCACGGAGCACGACGGCAGCCGGCCGGACGAGCGACTTCGGCCGGCTGTGGTTCGGTGAGTCGGTCAGCCTGCTCGGCGACCAGGTCGCGTCCCTGGCTCTGCCGACCGCGGCCGTACTCCTGCTCGGCGCGAGCGCGACCGAGGTCGGCGCGCTCACCGCGGTCGGCACGCTCGCGTACCCGCTGCTCGGCCTGTTCGCGGGCGCGCTGATGGACCGGGTCCGGCGCCGCCCGGTGATGATCCTCGCGAACGTCGTCCGGATGGGCTGCTTCGCCGTCCTGGCTGTCTGCGCGGCGACCGGCAGCGTCACGATGCCGCTGCTGTACGCCGTGGCCGCGGCGGTCGGCGTCGCCACGATCTTCTTCGACATCGCCTACCAGACCTACCTGCCGTCGCTGCTCGCCGGCGAAAAACTTGCCCAGGGCAACGTACGGCTGGAGTTGTCCAGCTCGCTGTCCCGGCTGGCCGGGCCCTCCCTGGGTGGCCTGCTGCTGCAGTACGGCGGCCTCGCGATCGGCTTCGGCGTCAACGCGGCGTCGTTCGCCGCGTCCATGCTCGGCGTCACCGCGATCCGTACGCCGGAGCCGGCGCCGAACCGCGGCGACCACCGAACCAGCCTGCTCGCCGACATCCTGGACGGCGTCCGGCTGATGTGGCGGCACCCGGTCCTCCGCCCGCTGACCGTCTCGGCCGCGCTCCGCAACCTCGGCATCAACGCCCATCGCACGGTCCTGATCGTCTTCCTCTACCGATCCCTCGACCTGTCGGCGGGCGCGGTCGGTCTGGTCTTCACCGTCGGCGCGGCCGGAGCACTCACCGGCGCCGCGTTCACCTCCTGGCTGCGTACCCGCCTCGGCGTCGGCCGCACCCTCCTGCTCACCGGCCTCGAAGGACTGGTCTGGCTCCTCACGCCCCTCAGCCTCATCGGTGGCGCGCCGGCGTGGGTGCTGGGTCTGATGTTCGTCTCGTCGCTGTGGCTGCCGGTCTGGAACGCCACCGTCACCACTCTTCGCCAGCAGATCACGCCAGCGGCCTACCTCGGCCGCGTTCAGGCAACCGCCCGCACGATCAACCTGAGCACCATCCCGATCGGCGCCGTCCTCGGCGGGGTGGTGGCGGACTCGCTGTCCGGACTGGGCGACCGCACCGGGCCCGTGCTCGCGCTGACCCTTTGCGGAGGCGTCGCCGCGTTGTCGCTGGTCCAGCTCGGCAGCCGTCGCATCCGGTCCATCACCACGCTCCCGGACCGTCCTGATCCAGCGGGCACGGAGGAGTCATGA
- a CDS encoding GNAT family N-acetyltransferase, with amino-acid sequence MAEGNIAPDAGAGAPRHAAALLNPAFAALNGPHSSFAEVRGNARVYPSDVAPFLGLPDDPTEQDWADAAALIGRGRVVAIKHPDLVVPDTFKVDLAIDLVQFLAPAGLGVEDPELVVLGPDDVPEMLSLVALTDPGPFRARTIELGTYLGLRQDGVLIAMAGERYRLPGYTEISAVCTHPDHRGRGLATRLIRAVAAGIEHRGNQPFLHTGASNTPAIRLYETLGFTLTNHTKVTILQVV; translated from the coding sequence ATGGCGGAGGGAAACATCGCCCCGGACGCCGGCGCCGGAGCGCCACGGCATGCCGCCGCGCTCCTCAACCCGGCCTTCGCGGCGCTCAACGGCCCACACTCTTCTTTCGCGGAGGTCCGGGGGAACGCCCGGGTCTACCCGTCCGACGTAGCCCCTTTCCTCGGGCTGCCGGACGACCCGACCGAGCAGGACTGGGCCGATGCCGCCGCGCTGATCGGGCGCGGTCGGGTGGTCGCGATCAAGCACCCGGACCTCGTGGTGCCTGACACGTTCAAGGTCGATCTGGCGATCGACCTCGTGCAGTTCCTCGCCCCGGCCGGTCTGGGCGTCGAGGACCCCGAGCTGGTCGTGCTCGGCCCGGACGACGTACCGGAGATGCTGAGCCTGGTCGCCCTGACCGACCCCGGCCCGTTCCGGGCCCGCACGATCGAGCTCGGCACCTACCTCGGCCTGCGGCAGGACGGCGTACTGATCGCGATGGCCGGCGAGCGCTACCGCCTCCCCGGCTACACCGAGATCAGCGCCGTCTGCACCCACCCCGACCACCGCGGCCGCGGCCTGGCCACCCGCCTGATCCGCGCCGTCGCGGCCGGCATCGAACACCGCGGCAACCAGCCCTTCCTCCACACCGGCGCCTCCAACACACCGGCCATCCGCCTCTACGAAACCCTCGGCTTCACCCTCACCAACCACACGAAGGTCACCATCCTCCAGGTTGTCTGA